In Nocardioides faecalis, the following proteins share a genomic window:
- a CDS encoding LLM class F420-dependent oxidoreductase: MELRVFTEPQQGATYDDLLAVARTSEELGFGAFFRSDHYLHMSGDGLPGSTDAWTTLAGLARDTSTIRLGTLMTSATFRHPGVLAIQVAQVDQMSGGRIELGLGAGWFDAEHTAYGIPFPDTAERFDRYAEQLELITGLWSTPVGERYDFAGEHYQLTDSPALPKPTQTTGRRGGPPILIGGKGARRTPALAAAYADEFNLPFVDEEFTALQFGRVRRAAEEIDRDPATITWSNALVLCVGSDEAEIARRAAAIGREPDELRLNGLAGTPEEVVEKIKRFEALGAQRIYLQVLDLADLDHLRLVAAEVMPHV, from the coding sequence ATGGAGCTTCGCGTCTTCACCGAACCGCAGCAGGGTGCCACCTACGACGACCTCCTGGCCGTCGCCCGGACCAGCGAGGAGCTGGGCTTCGGCGCCTTCTTCCGCAGCGACCACTACCTGCACATGAGCGGCGACGGGCTGCCCGGCTCCACCGACGCCTGGACCACCCTGGCCGGCCTGGCCCGCGACACCTCGACGATCCGGCTGGGCACGCTGATGACGTCGGCGACGTTCCGCCACCCCGGCGTGCTGGCCATCCAGGTCGCCCAGGTCGACCAGATGAGCGGCGGTCGGATCGAGCTCGGACTCGGCGCCGGCTGGTTCGATGCCGAGCACACCGCCTACGGCATCCCGTTCCCCGACACCGCGGAGCGCTTCGACCGCTACGCCGAGCAGCTCGAGCTCATCACAGGCCTGTGGTCCACCCCCGTCGGGGAACGCTACGACTTCGCCGGCGAGCACTACCAGCTCACGGACAGCCCCGCCCTGCCCAAGCCGACCCAGACCACCGGGCGCCGCGGCGGCCCGCCGATCCTGATCGGCGGCAAGGGCGCGCGTCGTACCCCGGCCCTGGCCGCGGCGTACGCCGACGAGTTCAACCTGCCGTTCGTGGACGAGGAGTTCACCGCGCTGCAGTTCGGCCGGGTGCGCCGCGCCGCCGAGGAGATCGACCGCGACCCCGCCACGATCACCTGGTCCAACGCGCTGGTGCTCTGCGTCGGCTCCGACGAGGCCGAGATCGCCCGCCGCGCCGCCGCGATCGGCCGCGAGCCCGACGAGCTGCGCCTCAACGGCCTGGCCGGGACGCCGGAGGAGGTCGTGGAGAAGATCAAGCGCTTCGAGGCGCTCGGCGCGCAGCGCATCTACCTGCAGGTGCTCGACCTCGCCGACCTCGACCACCTGCGCCTGGTGGCCGCGGAGGTCATGCCGCACGTGTGA
- the dapA gene encoding 4-hydroxy-tetrahydrodipicolinate synthase, with protein sequence MTSAPFGTVLTAMVTPFLADGSVDLDGVQKVAKHLVDNGNDGIVVSGTTGESPTTTGAEDGETLAAVKDAVGDRAKIVAGVGTNDTRHSVELAQQAAKVGADGLLLVTPYYNKPSQAGVLNHFRQVVDATDVPVMLYDVPGRTGTKIALDTYRATAGWETVIAVKDATGDLARTAQLVDLGYAVYSGDDVNTLGYLAYGAVGVVSVAAHVAGNQIRAMIEAFGAGDHAEALRIHTSLVPAFEAVMGVANYGATTAKGAMELLGVLDNRAVRSPLVQLDEAEVAALRTGLEAAGLL encoded by the coding sequence ATGACTTCTGCACCCTTCGGCACCGTGCTGACCGCCATGGTCACGCCGTTCCTCGCGGACGGCTCCGTCGACCTGGACGGCGTGCAGAAGGTGGCCAAGCACCTGGTGGACAACGGCAACGACGGCATCGTCGTCTCCGGCACCACCGGCGAGTCGCCGACCACCACCGGCGCGGAGGACGGCGAGACCCTCGCCGCGGTCAAGGACGCCGTCGGCGACCGCGCCAAGATCGTCGCCGGTGTCGGCACCAACGACACCCGCCACTCCGTCGAGCTGGCCCAGCAGGCCGCCAAGGTCGGCGCCGACGGGCTGCTGCTCGTCACCCCGTACTACAACAAGCCCAGCCAGGCCGGCGTGCTCAACCACTTCCGCCAGGTCGTCGACGCCACCGACGTGCCGGTGATGCTGTACGACGTCCCCGGCCGCACCGGCACCAAGATCGCCCTCGACACCTACCGGGCCACGGCCGGGTGGGAGACGGTGATCGCGGTCAAGGACGCCACCGGCGACCTCGCCCGCACCGCCCAGCTGGTCGACCTCGGCTACGCCGTCTACTCCGGCGACGACGTCAACACCCTGGGCTACCTCGCCTACGGCGCCGTCGGTGTCGTCTCGGTCGCCGCCCACGTGGCCGGCAACCAGATCCGGGCGATGATCGAGGCCTTCGGTGCCGGCGACCACGCCGAGGCGCTGCGGATCCACACCTCGCTGGTGCCCGCGTTCGAGGCCGTGATGGGCGTGGCGAACTACGGCGCCACCACCGCCAAGGGCGCCATGGAGCTGCTCGGCGTGCTCGACAACCGTGCCGTCCGCTCGCCGCTCGTGCAGCTCGACGAGGCCGAGGTCGCCGCCCTGCGCACCGGTCTCGAGGCCGCAGGTCTGCTCTGA
- a CDS encoding ribonuclease J, producing MSHPHPELAAPPELPEGALRVIPLGGLGEVGRNMTVFEYDGRLLIVDCGVLFPDDHQPGVDLILPDFGPIRDRLDAVEALVLTHGHEDHIGATPYLLRERPDIPLVGSKLTLALLNSKLREHRLRQTPFYTVKEGDRISFGPFELEFVAVNHSIPDALAVAIRTGAGMVLHTGDFKMDQLPLDGRITDLRAFARLGEEGVDLFLTDSTNAEVPGFTTAEKRITPVLNQAFAESKQRIIVACFASHVHRVQQVLDAAVLHDRKVAYVGRSMVRNMAIARDLGYLTVPPGVMVEAKELADLAPERQVLISTGSQGEPLSALARIAQRNHHFVHLEEGDTVILASSLIPGNENAVYRVINGLARLGARVVHKGNALVHVSGHASAGELLYCYNIVKPRNVLPVHGEVRHMLANGELARQTGVENVVYAEDGVVVDLVDGVAKVVGKVDCGYVFVDGQSVGDVTESELKDRRILGEEGFVSVIVVVDSVSGKVSAGPEINARGHAWSPSDFESIRQPIVDAVNRALDEGTTDTYQLQQVVRRTIGRWVSGTHKRRPMIIPVVIEA from the coding sequence ATGTCGCACCCCCACCCGGAGCTGGCAGCGCCGCCGGAGCTGCCGGAGGGTGCGCTGCGGGTGATCCCGCTCGGCGGCCTCGGCGAGGTCGGGCGCAACATGACCGTCTTCGAGTACGACGGCCGGCTGCTCATCGTCGACTGCGGCGTGCTGTTCCCCGACGACCACCAGCCCGGCGTGGACCTGATCCTGCCCGACTTCGGCCCGATCCGGGACCGGCTGGACGCCGTCGAGGCGCTCGTGCTGACCCACGGCCACGAGGACCACATCGGCGCGACGCCGTACCTGCTGCGCGAGCGGCCGGACATCCCGCTGGTCGGCTCGAAGCTGACGCTGGCGCTGCTCAACTCCAAGCTGCGTGAGCACCGGCTGCGCCAGACGCCGTTCTACACGGTCAAGGAAGGTGACCGGATCTCCTTCGGGCCCTTCGAGCTGGAGTTCGTGGCCGTCAACCACTCCATCCCCGACGCGCTCGCCGTCGCGATCCGCACCGGCGCCGGGATGGTGCTGCACACCGGCGACTTCAAGATGGACCAGCTGCCGCTGGACGGGCGGATCACCGACCTGCGCGCCTTCGCCCGGCTGGGGGAGGAGGGCGTGGACCTGTTCCTCACCGACTCCACCAACGCCGAGGTGCCCGGCTTCACCACCGCCGAGAAGCGGATCACGCCGGTGCTCAACCAGGCGTTCGCGGAGTCCAAGCAGCGGATCATCGTCGCCTGCTTCGCCTCCCACGTGCACCGCGTGCAGCAGGTGCTCGACGCCGCCGTGCTGCACGACCGCAAGGTCGCCTACGTCGGGCGCTCGATGGTGCGCAACATGGCGATCGCCCGCGATCTCGGGTACCTGACCGTGCCACCCGGCGTGATGGTCGAGGCCAAGGAGCTGGCCGATCTGGCGCCGGAGCGGCAGGTGCTGATCTCCACCGGCTCCCAGGGCGAGCCGCTCAGCGCGCTGGCCCGGATCGCGCAGCGCAACCACCACTTCGTGCACCTGGAGGAGGGCGACACCGTCATCCTCGCCTCCAGCCTGATCCCGGGCAACGAGAACGCCGTCTACCGCGTCATCAACGGCCTCGCCCGGCTCGGTGCCCGTGTCGTGCACAAGGGCAACGCGCTCGTGCACGTCTCCGGCCACGCCAGCGCCGGCGAGCTGCTGTACTGCTACAACATCGTCAAGCCCCGCAACGTGCTGCCCGTGCACGGCGAGGTCCGGCACATGCTCGCCAACGGCGAGCTGGCCCGCCAGACCGGCGTGGAGAACGTCGTGTACGCCGAGGACGGGGTCGTGGTCGACCTCGTCGACGGGGTCGCGAAGGTCGTCGGCAAGGTCGACTGCGGCTACGTGTTCGTCGACGGCCAGTCGGTCGGCGACGTCACCGAGTCCGAGCTCAAGGACCGCCGGATCCTCGGCGAGGAGGGCTTCGTGTCGGTGATCGTGGTCGTCGACTCCGTCAGCGGCAAGGTCTCCGCCGGCCCCGAGATCAACGCCCGCGGCCACGCCTGGAGTCCCTCGGACTTCGAGTCCATCCGCCAGCCGATCGTGGACGCGGTGAACCGCGCCCTGGACGAGGGCACCACCGACACCTACCAGCTGCAGCAGGTCGTGCGCCGCACCATCGGCCGCTGGGTCTCCGGCACCCACAAGCGCCGCCCCATGATCATCCCCGTCGTCATCGAGGCCTGA